The DNA window CGTTCAGCGTCTGGCTGTTGAGGAAGGTCGCCGGCATATCATCGATATACAGATCAGGCTTCGGTAGGAACGCCTCGAAGAGCGGCGCGATCTCGTGGCGCTCGGCGATCTGCCGACAGTAGTCCCCGCCGTTGGTCGACCAGAGGATCAGGCGACAGCCGGCTTCGCGAAGTGTCAGCAGACCTTCCCACGCGTTCGGCTTGAGTCGCTGCAATTCATCGACGAGGGTGAGGTCCACGTCGACGTAGATCACGACGTTGGACATCTTGTGGGGCATCAGAAGTCACTTCAGGGTTCGAACCCACGCCTGGAACTTCTTCAAAACCGGCACAGTCTTACCGGCGGCTGAAAGCTTCTGGACCCAACTGAGCAAGTCGGCCGGCGCGAGAAACGGAAACGCCAGACTACGGTCGGCGTCTTGGTAGGTCCCGTCGGCGCGAAGGACCCGGCATTGGATACGACGGGCGGAAACATGCCAGACTTCAGGAACCCTCAGCGCGGCGTAGATCGGCTCGCGCGCGATCGCCTTTCGCGTCACCTCAACTTCAATCGCGAGGTCTGGCGCACAGTGGCGCCCGGGATCGAACTCGCCGGAAATCTGCGTCACCTTGTCGGCGTTCTGGACGTAAAAACATTCATCGGGCTCCAAGCCCTTCCTTGCCGCCGAGTCACGAAAGGTTGTAGAGCCAAGGCCGATGACCTCAAGCTCGAGTTCCAGACCCAGGAGCTCCACCAATCGCCCGAGCCACGTACCGTAAATCTCGTGCTCCGGAAGAGGCGACATGATTTCAATCCTCCCCTCGTCGAAGGCGACTCGGATCGCCCGATTGCCGATTTCGCTGAGT is part of the Humisphaera borealis genome and encodes:
- a CDS encoding HAD family hydrolase, with the protein product MPHKMSNVVIYVDVDLTLVDELQRLKPNAWEGLLTLREAGCRLILWSTNGGDYCRQIAERHEIAPLFEAFLPKPDLYIDDMPATFLNSQTLNVADEGDDWQVLADRIVRDHVQLRK
- a CDS encoding Uma2 family endonuclease produces the protein MVTLPAASLLDTPQHLVLDGISWEFYESVLSEIGNRAIRVAFDEGRIEIMSPLPEHEIYGTWLGRLVELLGLELELEVIGLGSTTFRDSAARKGLEPDECFYVQNADKVTQISGEFDPGRHCAPDLAIEVEVTRKAIAREPIYAALRVPEVWHVSARRIQCRVLRADGTYQDADRSLAFPFLAPADLLSWVQKLSAAGKTVPVLKKFQAWVRTLK